A single window of Phyllostomus discolor isolate MPI-MPIP mPhyDis1 chromosome 13, mPhyDis1.pri.v3, whole genome shotgun sequence DNA harbors:
- the LOC114510280 gene encoding protocadherin beta-11-like, with protein sequence MTFWTLTQGTQSIGKTERALERQIRSYLKGINIFGSPKIRWTAETSLPELRSGAEAILQEALGKGAMENGGARTLRIRQVLLFVLLGVSQAGSEPERFSVAEEMQSGSLVGNLAKNLGLEVGELFSRGARVVSSDNKHHLQLDLNTGDLLLSEALDREELCGSTEPCVLHFQVLMKNPLQFLQIELQVRDVNDHSPVFLEKEMLLEIPENSPVGSLFLLESAKDLDVGINALKSYTISPNSHFHIKMRVNPDHRIYPELVLDKSLDYEEQSELSLILTALDGGSPPRSGTASVRVVVLDINDNTPEFEQPFYEVKIPENSFQGSLVVTVSARDLDSGKNGEISYTFSHASEDIHKTFEINQKSGEVNLMASLDFETTESYSIIIQATDGGGLFGKSTVRIQVVDVNDNAPEVTVSSITSPIPENSPETVVVVFSIRDRDSGDNGRMFCSIPEDLPFTLKPSGNNYYTLETAGILDRESRAQYNVTITVTDMGTPRLKTEHDITVLVSDVNDNTPTFTQTSYTLFIPENNSPALHIGSVSATDRDAAANAQVTYSLLQPQDPSLPLDSLVSINADNGHLFALRALDFEALQAFEFLVGATDRGSPALSSQALVRVQVLDANDNAPFVLYPLQNGSAPCTELVPRAAEPGYLVSKVVAVDSDSGQNAWLSYQLLKATEPGLFSVWAHNGEVRTARLLSERDAAKHRLLLLVKDNGEPPLSASVTLHVLLVDGFSQPYLPLLEVAAAEAQTDPLTVYLVIALASVSSLFLFSVLAFIAVRLCRRGRAGLVGGCSVPEGHFPGHLVDVTGTGTLSQSYQYEVCLTGGMGTDEFKFLKPIIPNIPPQCPGKEIEGSPTFRNSFGFNIQ encoded by the coding sequence ATGACGTTTTGGACACTTACCCAGGGCACACAAAGCATTGGGAAGACAGAACGAGCTTTGGAGAGGCAAATTAGAAGCTATTTAAAGGGGATTAACATCTTTGGGTCTCCAAAAATTCGGTGGACAGCTGAGACAAGTCTGCCAGAACTGCGAAGTGGAGCTGAAGCGATTCTGCAAGAAGCCTTGGGGAAAGGAGCTATGGAGAATGGAGGGGCACGGACTCTGCGGATCAGGCAAGtcctcctttttgttttgctgggaGTGTCTCAGGCGGGATCTGAGCCCGAGCGCTTTTCTGTGGCAGAGGAAATGCAGAGCGGGAGCCTTGTAGGCAATTTGGCAAAGAACCTGGGACTGGAAGTGGGTGAGCTCTTCTCCAGGGGGGCTCGGGTGGTCTCTAGTGATAACAAACACCATTTGCAGCTGGACTTAAACACCGGGGATTTGCTCTTAAGCGAAGCGCTGGACCGGGAGGAGCTCTGTGGCTCCACCGAGCCCTGTGTGCTGCATTTCCAGGTATTAATGAAAAACCCCTTGCAGTTCTTACAGATTGAGCTCCAGGTCAGGGATGTAAATGACCACTCTCCCGTcttcttagaaaaagaaatgctcCTAGAAATCCCAGAGAATAGTCCTGTTGGCTCCCTGTTCTTGCTAGAAAGTGCGAAGGATTTAGATGTAGGAATCAATGCTCTAAAGAGCTACACAATAAGCCCCAACTCTCATTTCCACATTAAAATGAGAGTCAATCCAGACCACAGAATATATCCAGAGTTAGTTCTGGACAAGTCTCTGGATTATGAAGAGCAGTCAGAGCTCAGTCTCATCCTCACTGCTCTGGATGGTGGGTCCCCGCCCAGGTCCGGGACGGCCTCGGTTCGGGTGGTGGTCTTGGACATTAATGACAACACCCCTGAGTTTGAGCAGCCATTTTATGAGGTGAAGATTCCGGAGAATAGCTTTCAAGGCTCACTGGTTGTCACTGTCTCAGCTAGGGATTTAGACTCGGGAAAGAATGGGGAAATATCATATACATTTTCTCATGCTTCAGAAGACATTCACAAGACATTTGAAATTAATCAAAAGTCTGGAGAAGTTAATTTAATGGCATCGTTGGATTTTGAAACAACTGAATCATATTCAATAATTATTCAAGCCACAGATGGGGGAGGGCTCTTTGGGAAATCAACAGTCAGAATTCAGGTGGTGGATGTAAACGACAATGCTCCTGAAGTCACTGTGTCATCAATTACCAGTCCAATCCCAGAAAATTCACCTGAGACTGTAGTTGTGGTTTTTAGTATCCGAGACAGAGATTCTGGGGACAATGGGAGGATGTTTTGTTCCATCCCAGAAGACCTGCCCTTCACACTAAAACCTTCGGGAAACAATTATTATACATTGGAAACGGCCGGAATACTGGACAGAGAAAGTAGGGCCCAGTATAATGTCACCATCACCGTCACCGACATGGGGACACCCCGACTGAAAACTGAACATGATATAACCGTACTGGTCTCCGACGTCAACGACAACACACCGACCTTCACCCAAACCTCCTACACCCTCTTCATCCCAGAGAACAACAGCCCCGCCCTGCACATAGGCAGCGTCAGCGCCACAGACAGAGACGCGGCCGCCAACGCCCAGGTCACCTACtcgctgctgcagccccaggaccccagcctgcccctggacTCGCTGGTGTCCATCAACGCTGACAACGGCCACCTGTTCGCCCTGAGGGCGCTGGATTTCGAGGCCCTGCAGGCATTTGAGTTCCTGGTGGGCGCCACAGACCGCGGGTCCCCGGCGCTGAGCAGCCAGGCGCTGGTGCGCGTGCAGGTGCTGGACGCCAATGACAACGCGCCCTTCGTGCTGTACCCGCTGCAGAACGGCTCTGCGCCCTGCACCGAGCTGGTGCCCAGGGCGGCCGAGCCCGGCTACCTGGTGAGCAAGGTGGTGGCGGTGGACAGCGACTCGGGCCAGAACGCCTGGCTGTCTTACCAGCTGCTCAAGGCCACAGAGCCCGGGCTGTTCAGCGTGTGGGCGCACAATGGCGAGGTGCGCACTGCGCGGCTGCTGAGTGAGCGCGACGCGGCCAagcacaggctgctgctgctggtcaagGACAATGGCGAGCCCCCGCTGTCAGCCAGCGTCACGCTGCACGTGCTGCTGGTGGATGGCTTCTCGCAGCCCTACCTGCCGCTGCTCGAAGTGGCGGCCGCCGAGGCCCAGACTGACCCGCTCACGGTCTACCTGGTCATCGCGCTGGCGTCGGTGTCGTCGCTCTTCCTGTTCTCGGTGCTGGCGTTCATCGCGGTGCGGCTgtgcaggaggggcagggctggcctggtGGGTGGCTGCTCGGTGCCTGAGGGCCACTTTCCGGGCCACCTGGTGGACGTTACCGGTACTGGGACCCTGTCCCAGAGCTACCAGTATGAGGTGTGTCTGACCGGAGGTATGGGAACAGATGAGTTTAAATTTCTGAAGCCGATTATCCCCAACATCCCGCCCCAGTGCCCCGGGAAAGAAATAGAGGGAAGTCCTACCTTCCGTAATAGCTTTGGGTTCAATATTCAGTGA